Proteins encoded by one window of Rutidosis leptorrhynchoides isolate AG116_Rl617_1_P2 chromosome 7, CSIRO_AGI_Rlap_v1, whole genome shotgun sequence:
- the LOC139857421 gene encoding U-box domain-containing protein 6-like isoform X1, with translation MENFEIEENLFAVGEPKLHGEMCKMFTLIYVKVLSVLLDLVNARPRTTSGIQRFCSLHIALEKAKMVLQHCAECSKIYLAITGNSVVLKFEKARSVLEDGLRRVEDIVPTNYKIEIRLEKTIGENTGCSLNKPKSGIEAEDNKGGPCYTMKMYTALLILFEVKDVMSFII, from the exons ATGGAAAATTTTGAAATCGAAGAGAATTTGTTTGCTGTTGGTGAACCAAAG TTACATGGAGAAATGTGCAAAATGTTCACTCTGATTTATGTCAAAGTCTTGAGCGTTCTTCTGGATCTAGTAAATGCTCGTCCACGTACCACTTCAGGGATTCAGAGATTCTGTTCGTTGCATATAGCGTTAGAGAAAGCAAAGATGGTTCTTCAACATTGTGCTGAATGTAGCAAAATTTACTTG GCTATAACGGGGAACTCAGTTGTATTGAAATTTGAGAAGGCGAGATCAGTTCTTGAAGATGGTCTTAGAAGGGTTGAAGATATAGTTCCCACAAACTATAAGAT TGAAATAAGGTTGGAGAAAACAATTGGAGAAAACACCGGGTGCAGTCTGAACAAACCAAAATC TGGTATTGAAGCGGAAGACAACAAAGGAGGACCGTGTTATACAATGAAGATGTACACTGCCCTATTAATTTTGTTTGAGGTTAAAGATGTAATGAGTTTTATTATATAA
- the LOC139857293 gene encoding ATP-dependent DNA helicase homolog RECG1, chloroplastic/mitochondrial, translating to MQCLSERCLAGANIFQAARGYRHVLGRKMRFNGLLLCNISRYFSQSKYIFHKKVDSYGRASRLYQRKLCCKVFTSMCHDGRDEVFDEEKDDFDASLARKQFPSIMIGQSIAVELYDGVSDGPEKSSSDFTGKMCNDHLATKVVDPDMLYDSLGKISKDFNSFSSYEFVSIKDQSTTGSTSSLSILQSGISSSKEEKSQNKVKSESKWSGDDSSNKVALSGQLHSGPFEPVLDKSISCVSTLSKKQCSQLENCGLHTIRKLLNHFPRTYADLQNAQSRIDDGQYLIFVGKVMSSRGIKANCSLSFLEVIVGCEVSESVSASACSVSENSSGSKRTIYLHLKKFFRGTRFTYQPFLKSLQDKQKPGDIVCVSGKVRTMRTKDHYEMREYSLDLIRDDDDESACAEGRPYPIYPSKGGLNPKLLGNTIARVLDSLPSDIDPVPENILQMFGLLNLRDAYIGIHQPANFNEADLARRRIIFDEFFYLQLGRLFQMLEGLGSWIEKDGLLDKYRNPTTNATLSENWCTLTKKFLKILPYSLTSSQLSAVSEIIWDLKRQVPMNRLLQGDVGCGKTVVAFLACMEVIGSGYQAAFMVPTELLAIQHHDHLLNLLEKMDDIDCKPSVALLTGSIPTKKARLIREGLQSGEIALVIGTHSLIAEKVEFSSLRIAVVDEQHRFGVIQRGRFNSKLYYNSINSRLVENDSGNISKGDLSMAPHVLAMTATPIPRTLALALYGDMSLTQITDLPPGRKPIDTFIVEGNETGFKQVYQMMREELDSGGRVYVVYPIIEQSEQLPQLRGASADLEVISNTFEGINCGLLHGRMKSDEKDDALRRFRSGDTQILLSTLVVEIGVDVPEASMMVVMNAERFGLAQLHQLRGRVGRGVRKSKCVLLSSTSSGLGRLEVLEKSSDGFQLANMDLLLRGPGDLLGRKQSGHLPEFPIARLEIDGNILQEAHLAALTILSDSNNLESFPALKAELSMRQPLCLLGD from the exons ATGCAGTGTTTAAGTGAACGATGCTTGGCAGGCGCAAATATTTTTCAAGCCGCGCGAGGCTATAGGCATGTTTTGGGTAGAAAAATGAG gtttaatgGTCTTCTGTTGTGCAATATTTCGAGATACTTCTCTCAATCGAAATATATTTTTCACAAAAAGGTAGATAGTTATGGCAGAGCAAGCAGGTTGTACCAACGAAAACTTTGTTGTAAG GTATTTACATCAATGTGCCATGATGGGCGTGATGAAGTCTTTGATGAAGAAAAAGACGATTTTGATGCATCTCTGGCTCGGAAACAATTTCCTTCTATCATGATAGGGCAGTCTATCGCAGTCGAGTTATATGATGGTGTTTCTGATGGCCCTGAGAAGAGTAGTAGTGATTTTACAGGAAAAATGTGTAATGATCATCTTGCAACTAAAGTAGTGGATCCTGATATGTTGTATGATTCATTGGGTAAAATATCTAAGGATTTTAATAGTTTTTCATCCTACGAGTTTGTAAGTATAAAAGATCAAAGTACTACGGGTTCTACATCTTCTTTGTCCATTCTCCAATCTGGGATATCTTCATCAAAAGAAGAAAAATCCCAAAATAAAGTGAAATCAGAATCTAAATGGTCTGGTGATGATTCATCTAATAAAGTTGCACTAAGTGGTCAACTACATAGTGGACCATTTGAACCAGTACTTGATAAATCTATCAGTTGCGTATCTACATTAAGCAAGAAGCAGTGCAGTCAGTTAGAAAACTGTGGTCTGCATACG ATAAGGAAGTTGTTGAACCATTTCCCTCGGACATATGCTGACCTGCAGAATGCTCAGTCTAGAATTGATGATGGACAGTACTTAATATTTGTTGGAAAAGTTATGTCATCCAG GGGAATCAAGGCGAACTGTTCTCTATCATTTCTTGAGGTGATTGTTGGTTGTGAGGTTTCAGAAAGTGTTTCAGCTTCTGCATGTTCAGTTTCTGAAAACAGTAGTGGAAGCAAAAGAACGATATATTTGCACTTGAAGAAATTTTTCCGCGGGACTCGTTTTACTTATCAGCCTTTTTTGAAAAGTCTTCAGGATAAGCAGAAACCGGGAGACATTGTATGTGTTAGTGGCAAG GTAAGGACTATGCGTACCAAAGATCATTATGAAATGAGGGAGTACAGTCTCGATTTAATTCGAGACGATGATGATGAATCTGCCTGTGCTGAAGGGAGACCATACCCAATTTACCCTTCAAAAGGTGGTCTCAATCCCAAGTTACTTGGAAATACTATTGCAAG AGTTCTAGATTCCTTGCCTTCTGACATAGATCCAGTTCCAGAAAATATTCTTCAGATGTTTGGACTACTGAATCTTCGAGAC GCATATATTGGGATTCACCAGCCAGCTAATTTTAATGAGGCTGACTTAGCTCGCAGAAGGATCATCTTTGATGAGTTCTTCTACCTACAG CTGGGCCGGTTGTTTCAAATGCTTGAAGGACTTGGTAGTTGGATTGAAAAGGATGGTTTATTGGACAAGTACAGAAACCCTACAACAAATGCAACACTTTCTGAAAATTGGTGCACTCTAACCAAGAAGTTTTTGAAGATACTACCGTATTCATTAACTTCCAGTCAGTTAAGTGCTGTTTCAGAGATCATATGGGATTTAAAGCGCCAAGTTCCAATGAATCGACTTTTGCAG GGAGATGTAGGGTGTGGGAAAACTGTGGTAGCTTTCTTGGCATGTATGGAAGTTATTGGTTCCGGATATCAG GCAGCTTTCATGGTTCCAACTGAGTTACTTGCCATCCAACATCATGATCACCTTCTCAATTTGCTTGAAAAAATGGATGATATAGATTGCAAACCATCTGTTGCTTTGTTAACAGGGTCCATTCCAACTAAAAAGGCTCGCCTAATTCGTGAG GGTCTTCAAAGTGGAGAGATTGCATTGGTGATTGGGACTCATAGTTTAATTGCCGAAAAGGTGGAATTCTCTTCTTTACGGATTGCTGTGGTAGATGAGCAACACAGATTTGGTGTCATCCAAAGAGGTCGATTCAATAGCAAG TTATACTATAACTCGATAAATTCGAGATTGGTTGAAAACGATTCAGGTAACATCTCAAAAGGTGACTTAAGTATGGCTCCTCATGTTCTTGCTATGACTGCAACACCAATCCCAAGGACTCTTGCTTTAGCTTTGTACGGAGATATGTCTCTCACTCAA ATAACGGATTTACCACCAGGGAGAAAACCCATTGATACATTTATAGTTGAAGGAAATGAAACTGGATTTAAACAGGTTTATCAg ATGATGAGGGAGGAATTAGATTCAGGGGGTAGGGTGTATGTAGTTTACCCAATCATCGAACAATCAGAACAACTTCCTCAGCTACGTGGGGCCTCTGCTGACCTGGAAGTAATATCCAATACATTTGAAGGTATCAATTGTGGGTTGTTACATGGAAGAATGAAAAGTGATGAAAAAGACGACGCTTTGAGACGGTTTAGATCAGGAGACACACAGATACTTCTTTCTACTCTCGTCGTTGAAATTGGTGTTGATGTTCCAGAAGCTTCTATGATGGTTGTTATGAATGCCGAGAGATTTGGATTAGCTCAACTACACCAACTTAGGGGACGAGTTGGACGTGGGGTCCGCAAGTCAAAGTGTGTACTTTTGTCTTCAACATCTAGTGGACTGGGTCGGTTGGAGGTTCTCGAGAAATCGTCAGATGGTTTCCAACTGGCTAACATGGACCTTCTTCTGCGTGGTCCCGGTGACTTGCTTGGTAGGAAACAGTCGGGTCATCTTCCTGAGTTTCCCATTGCTAGATTAGAAATTGACGGAAATATTCTTCAAGAAGCCCACCTTGCTGCACTG ACGATTTTAAGTGATTCAAATAATTTGGAAAGTTTCCCTGCACTTAAAGCCGAGCTCAGTATGAGACAACCACTCTGCCTTTTAGGTGATTAA
- the LOC139857421 gene encoding U-box domain-containing protein 6-like isoform X2 produces the protein MCKMFTLIYVKVLSVLLDLVNARPRTTSGIQRFCSLHIALEKAKMVLQHCAECSKIYLAITGNSVVLKFEKARSVLEDGLRRVEDIVPTNYKIEIRLEKTIGENTGCSLNKPKSGIEAEDNKGGPCYTMKMYTALLILFEVKDVMSFII, from the exons ATGTGCAAAATGTTCACTCTGATTTATGTCAAAGTCTTGAGCGTTCTTCTGGATCTAGTAAATGCTCGTCCACGTACCACTTCAGGGATTCAGAGATTCTGTTCGTTGCATATAGCGTTAGAGAAAGCAAAGATGGTTCTTCAACATTGTGCTGAATGTAGCAAAATTTACTTG GCTATAACGGGGAACTCAGTTGTATTGAAATTTGAGAAGGCGAGATCAGTTCTTGAAGATGGTCTTAGAAGGGTTGAAGATATAGTTCCCACAAACTATAAGAT TGAAATAAGGTTGGAGAAAACAATTGGAGAAAACACCGGGTGCAGTCTGAACAAACCAAAATC TGGTATTGAAGCGGAAGACAACAAAGGAGGACCGTGTTATACAATGAAGATGTACACTGCCCTATTAATTTTGTTTGAGGTTAAAGATGTAATGAGTTTTATTATATAA
- the LOC139859893 gene encoding uncharacterized protein, with translation MYSKYFWRDPWIGNDILATRFPRLFALDSAKKGSVASHLASVGWFWEWRRSIRGGAEQEQLLHLLSLLSTVSISEGEDRWWWDYSTDGLYRVSSARSIIASFDYAPFTHQTDWCNSVPIKINIFVWRLKLHRLATLRNLESKDLSFDNSCCALCDVSEESHSHLFVRCDTSYQLWCKVGSWLDISIPIWNSVDDVWIWINSFSHNRNKKLIISVIAYSTIWNIWKLRNDIIFKEHKFRKSHVFDAIVVTGFNWLYARYHKSTLNWTEWLQNPLCSL, from the exons ATGTACAGTAAAT ACTTCTGGCGAGATCCGTGGATTGGTAATGACATTCTCGCAACGCGTTTCCCTCGTTTATTTGCTTTAGACTCGGCTAAAAAAGGTTCAGTCGCCTCTCATCTTGCATCTGTAGGCTGGTTTTGGGAATGGCGCAGGTCTATTAGAGGAGGGGCTGAGCAAGAGCAACTTTTGCATCTTCTTTCCTTGTTGAGCACGGTCTCCATTTCAGAGGGTGAAGATCGATGGTGGTGGGATTATTCAACAGATGGTTTGTACCGAGTATCCTCTGCTAGAAGCATTATTGCATCATTTGATTATGCCCCGTTCACTCATCAAACGGATTGGTGCAATAGTGTTCCGATTAAAATAAACATCTTCGTTTGGCGGCTCAAGCTCCATAGGCTTGCAACTCTCCGAAACCTAGAATCAAAAGATTTATCATTTGATAATTCTTGTTGTGCCCTCTGCGATGTCTCTGAAGAATCTCATAGTCACTTGTTTGTTCGGTGTGACACCTCATATCAGTTATGGTGTAAAGTTGGTAGTTGGCTTGATATTTCTATCCCCATTTGGAATTCGGTGGACGATGTTTGGATTTGGATTAACTCTTTCTCGCATAATAGGAACAAGAAATTAATAATTTCAGTGATTGCTTATTCTACTATATGGAATATCTGGAAACTTCGTAATGACATCATCTTCAAAGAGCATAAGTTTCGGAAATCTCATGTTTTTGACGCCATTGTAGTTACAGGGTTTAACTGGTTGTACGCGAGATATCACAAGTCCACTTTAAACTGGACAGAGTGGTTGCAAAATCCGTTGTGTTCCTTGTAA